From the Oceanicaulis alexandrii DSM 11625 genome, one window contains:
- a CDS encoding DUF2336 domain-containing protein, with protein MAVASKLHKLTELAKEKSSDRRRDLLREVTDLFFDAPPAVESEAQSQFDDILRTLANETAHDARAELADRFADTPFAPKGLIRQLAADAIEVAAPILSRSTVLSEEDLVTIVHETGQAHIQAIAKRDTVSERLSHAIVEKGDDNTVATLIRNDGAQLSRSTYEQVARRAEDSEILQEPLVERADAPADLLNDLMVVVSRTLRDKISQRFDKLEPGVLEAALAASQARLEKRMAEDKAINEARRYIASKQVRKELDGSLLVSLLRERKPVHCALGFAELTGVDYFTAKRALEHKSPDGLALICKAAGIEKALFVTLAVLRSQAADNAFNDAREIGAIYEALEPEQAERALRFWKLRKQAAAAA; from the coding sequence ATGGCGGTTGCGTCCAAGCTTCACAAGCTGACCGAACTTGCGAAAGAAAAATCATCTGATCGCCGCCGCGATTTGCTGCGCGAGGTGACAGATCTGTTCTTTGACGCCCCGCCGGCTGTTGAGTCCGAGGCGCAGAGCCAGTTCGATGATATTCTGCGCACGCTCGCCAATGAAACCGCTCACGACGCCCGCGCCGAGCTGGCGGACCGCTTCGCTGACACGCCCTTCGCGCCCAAAGGCCTGATCCGGCAACTGGCGGCGGACGCCATCGAAGTGGCCGCGCCGATCCTGTCGCGCTCCACGGTCCTGAGCGAAGAAGACCTGGTCACCATCGTTCACGAAACCGGCCAGGCCCATATCCAGGCCATCGCCAAGCGCGACACGGTCTCAGAGCGCCTGTCGCACGCCATCGTCGAAAAAGGCGATGACAACACCGTCGCCACCCTGATCCGAAATGACGGCGCCCAGCTGTCGCGCTCCACCTATGAGCAAGTCGCCCGCCGCGCCGAGGACAGCGAAATCCTGCAAGAGCCGCTGGTGGAGCGCGCCGACGCCCCCGCCGACCTTCTCAACGATCTGATGGTGGTGGTCAGCCGCACCCTGCGCGACAAGATCTCCCAACGCTTTGACAAGCTCGAACCCGGCGTCCTGGAAGCGGCGCTCGCCGCGTCCCAGGCCCGGCTTGAAAAGCGTATGGCCGAGGATAAGGCGATCAATGAAGCCCGCCGCTATATCGCCTCCAAACAGGTCCGCAAGGAACTGGACGGCTCCTTGCTGGTCAGCCTGCTGCGCGAAAGAAAGCCCGTGCATTGCGCCCTGGGCTTCGCCGAGCTGACAGGGGTGGATTACTTCACCGCCAAGCGCGCTCTGGAGCATAAAAGCCCGGACGGTCTGGCGCTGATCTGCAAGGCGGCAGGCATTGAAAAAGCGCTGTTCGTCACTCTCGCCGTTCTGCGCAGCCAGGCCGCGGACAACGCCTTCAACGATGCGCGCGAGATCGGCGCCATCTATGAAGCGCTGGAACCTGAACAGGCCGAACGCGCCCTGCGGTTCTGGAAGCTGCGCAAACAGGCGGCCGCTGCGGCCTAG
- a CDS encoding PAN domain-containing protein encodes MMITLLMLLQSAMPAPSALPSGAILDAQARRGVLMRLDGAAAQSVDACISACDLTEGCQAWTYHRPETARAPRCDLHPIAGPSHFDPGAVTGLSPALAARIEAGAERAPSLRERRALTQDAPSAEPRRSDELAGG; translated from the coding sequence ATGATGATCACCCTGTTGATGCTGCTGCAAAGCGCCATGCCCGCCCCGTCCGCACTGCCATCAGGCGCGATTCTGGACGCGCAGGCCCGTCGCGGCGTGTTGATGCGGCTGGATGGCGCCGCCGCGCAAAGCGTGGACGCCTGCATCAGCGCCTGTGATCTGACGGAGGGGTGTCAGGCCTGGACCTATCACCGCCCTGAAACGGCGCGCGCGCCGCGCTGTGACTTGCACCCGATTGCGGGGCCCAGCCATTTTGACCCCGGCGCGGTGACCGGCCTCTCCCCGGCATTGGCCGCGCGAATCGAAGCGGGCGCAGAACGCGCGCCCAGCCTGCGTGAACGCCGCGCCCTCACCCAAGATGCGCCGTCTGCAGAGCCGCGGCGGAGTGATGAACTGGCGGGCGGTTGA
- a CDS encoding mechanosensitive ion channel family protein, protein MSVQAVTEQLPEPVRASMSEFFTLAAQVWETSFLGFSVGQGLSAIGVLAISIVFRGLFSSVIIARVRKAATKTETQLDDKLLEALYGPIKLIPVIIGLFIAMTILGLNAEGAPVNGDRVVQTVMVIALFWALHNAVGPVALLFAPLRRALNPVMIDWMAKALRILFLIIGVATILSLWEIPVAGVIGGLGLLGVAVGLGAQDLFKNLIAGILILTEKRFVPGEWIKVDGIVEGTVEQINFRSTLVRRFDKGPVYVPNAFLSDQAVTNFSRMTHRRISWIIGVEYKTTTDQLAFIRDKVLDWVLNHPEFAKPPEVSTFMHVDKFGPSSIDFFLYCFTTTTNWGEWLRIKEELAFAIKQIVEEAGTGFAFPSTTIYIDDGAEVFVPPKVKKHDDHDAPDKQNRQIARGENHDGESGTGR, encoded by the coding sequence ATGAGCGTACAGGCCGTCACCGAGCAATTGCCCGAACCGGTTCGGGCATCCATGTCGGAGTTCTTCACCCTGGCCGCTCAGGTCTGGGAGACGAGCTTTCTGGGCTTTTCGGTCGGGCAGGGGCTAAGCGCGATCGGCGTGCTGGCGATTTCGATCGTGTTCCGGGGGCTGTTTTCCTCGGTGATCATCGCTCGGGTGCGCAAGGCGGCCACCAAGACCGAAACCCAGCTTGACGACAAGCTACTGGAAGCGCTGTACGGCCCGATCAAGCTGATCCCGGTGATCATCGGCCTGTTCATCGCTATGACGATATTGGGCCTGAACGCTGAAGGCGCGCCGGTTAATGGCGACCGCGTGGTGCAGACGGTCATGGTGATCGCCCTGTTCTGGGCGCTTCATAATGCTGTGGGTCCGGTGGCGCTTTTGTTCGCTCCGCTGCGGCGCGCGCTCAATCCGGTGATGATCGACTGGATGGCGAAGGCGCTGCGCATCCTGTTCCTGATCATCGGCGTGGCGACCATCCTGTCGCTTTGGGAAATCCCGGTTGCGGGCGTCATCGGCGGCCTGGGCCTTCTGGGCGTGGCGGTGGGCCTGGGGGCGCAGGACCTGTTCAAGAACCTGATCGCCGGCATTCTGATCCTGACCGAAAAGCGTTTTGTCCCCGGTGAGTGGATCAAGGTGGACGGCATTGTCGAGGGCACGGTGGAGCAGATCAATTTCCGCTCCACATTGGTGCGCCGCTTCGACAAGGGGCCGGTCTATGTGCCCAACGCCTTCCTGTCTGACCAGGCGGTGACGAACTTCTCGCGCATGACCCATCGCCGCATCAGCTGGATCATCGGGGTGGAGTACAAGACCACCACCGATCAGCTGGCGTTTATCCGCGACAAGGTCCTGGACTGGGTGCTGAACCACCCCGAATTCGCCAAGCCGCCGGAAGTGTCCACCTTCATGCATGTGGACAAGTTCGGTCCGTCCTCTATCGACTTCTTCCTGTATTGCTTCACCACCACCACGAACTGGGGCGAGTGGCTGCGCATCAAGGAAGAGCTGGCCTTCGCCATCAAGCAGATCGTGGAAGAGGCTGGGACCGGTTTCGCCTTCCCGTCCACCACCATCTACATCGACGATGGCGCTGAAGTCTTCGTGCCGCCCAAAGTCAAGAAGCACGACGATCACGACGCTCCTGACAAGCAGAACCGACAGATCGCCCGCGGCGAAAACCATGATGGGGAATCGGGAACGGGCCGCTAG